The following proteins come from a genomic window of Rhodospirillaceae bacterium:
- a CDS encoding integrase core domain-containing protein: MLYPSVIEAIVIVKPETVLRWHRHGFRALWRWKSRNLGGRPVIDRELRYLIKTMARENPLWGAPRIHGELLKLSFDVSQSTVSKYFSRIYRPRGQSWKTFMRGHKDAIAAVDLFVVPTVGFKLLYGIAILHLNRRELVWTNATYNPTAEWIANQVSQAFPWETAPQYLVRDRDASYGKVFKRRLDSMGIRDRPTAFRSPWQNGYVERVIGSIRRECLDHKILFGEATCGELLRTMPDTTIVPGRICP, translated from the coding sequence ATGTTGTATCCGTCAGTTATTGAGGCAATTGTCATCGTCAAACCAGAGACGGTGTTGAGATGGCATCGGCACGGTTTCAGAGCGCTTTGGCGCTGGAAGTCCCGCAATCTTGGCGGACGGCCTGTCATTGATCGAGAACTCCGGTACCTCATTAAAACAATGGCGCGGGAAAATCCGCTTTGGGGTGCTCCGCGCATCCATGGCGAACTGCTCAAGCTAAGCTTTGACGTGTCGCAATCTACAGTCAGTAAATACTTCTCTAGAATCTACAGGCCCAGAGGGCAGAGCTGGAAGACATTCATGAGAGGCCACAAGGATGCAATCGCGGCAGTCGACCTTTTCGTGGTGCCGACAGTAGGGTTCAAGCTCCTCTATGGAATCGCGATCCTTCACTTAAACAGGCGAGAGCTTGTTTGGACGAATGCGACCTACAATCCGACTGCGGAATGGATTGCCAATCAGGTCAGCCAAGCGTTCCCCTGGGAGACCGCGCCCCAATATCTCGTGCGTGACCGAGACGCCAGTTACGGCAAAGTATTCAAACGTCGATTAGACTCGATGGGCATTAGAGACCGACCAACAGCATTTAGATCGCCATGGCAAAACGGATATGTTGAGCGCGTCATCGGTTCAATTCGCCGAGAGTGTCTTGATCACAAAATTCTCTTCGGTGAGGCCACTTGCGGCGAACTCTTAAGAACTATGCCCGATACTACAATCGTACCCGGACGCATCTGTCCTTAG
- a CDS encoding LysR family transcriptional regulator codes for MTDLRHFKYFLAVTEHGGFSSAARALNVSQPSVSMAVKTLEEEVGTALLERGPKGVNVTAAGQVFARRIRSTLRESERAFEDARHLTGLSGGAVTIGMSAVLSTFLGNKALIEFHRRHPGVKVDIRVSTHNVEEINQAIDGALWDFGLVLLNSELNSFSNLKIEPVLEFSSSIYVASDHPLAGCSDVSLNECAEFDWLLSIFTTPTWLFAAFDKQKIKHPQVSMVTNSFDLIRELACGSSFLCVMPDPFAQPALDFGRMVRIEQKSFSIKSSIGIAYPAQGMLTTAAQTLIGVIRETAAKI; via the coding sequence ATGACTGATTTACGACACTTCAAATACTTCTTAGCAGTTACGGAACATGGCGGGTTTAGCTCAGCGGCACGCGCCCTAAATGTCTCTCAGCCCTCAGTATCCATGGCGGTTAAAACCTTGGAGGAAGAAGTAGGTACTGCTTTACTAGAACGAGGCCCAAAAGGTGTAAACGTAACCGCTGCTGGCCAAGTATTCGCACGGAGAATTCGCTCAACCTTGAGGGAATCAGAAAGAGCGTTTGAAGATGCGCGCCATCTAACAGGCTTAAGCGGGGGGGCGGTCACCATAGGCATGAGTGCCGTTTTATCGACCTTTCTAGGCAACAAAGCTCTCATTGAGTTTCATCGTCGACACCCCGGCGTAAAGGTGGATATCAGGGTATCAACCCATAACGTTGAAGAAATAAATCAGGCGATTGACGGCGCTTTGTGGGATTTCGGACTGGTTCTACTGAATTCAGAGTTGAATTCATTCTCCAATTTAAAAATTGAACCAGTTCTAGAGTTTTCATCCAGCATCTATGTAGCGAGTGACCATCCATTGGCAGGGTGCTCTGATGTTTCTCTCAATGAATGTGCCGAATTCGATTGGCTACTGAGTATCTTTACAACGCCTACGTGGTTGTTCGCGGCATTTGATAAACAGAAAATCAAGCACCCTCAGGTTTCAATGGTCACTAATTCTTTTGATCTAATTCGTGAATTGGCTTGCGGGTCCAGCTTTCTATGCGTGATGCCCGATCCGTTCGCCCAGCCTGCATTAGATTTCGGTAGAATGGTAAGAATTGAGCAAAAAAGCTTTTCTATCAAATCTTCAATAGGGATCGCTTACCCTGCTCAGGGAATGCTAACGACAGCAGCACAGACTTTGATAGGCGTTATTCGAGAAACGGCCGCGAAAATTTAG
- a CDS encoding phytanoyl-CoA dioxygenase family protein: MNKQPLQPVTQDHIDTYERDGVVLLQGMIDQEWVERLTSAWFRMRTEIIEGKPTNHLPQWMLEQDPLLAAEVEVMNSNETMRKRIESKVLGGKYMHFWDRDFLAYAMESPAAEIVGRVMNSDMVRFYWDQLFVKGASNDAITYWHTDYAAWPCSGQMLPSFWLALTPIEKGVSSLEFIAGSHKDETLQWPRTLNASHLERPADRPDFIDYESYRNDPDVKFLSFDMNPGDAVLIHPRTYHGAGANPHPTRDRIALTTRWLGDDITWDPRPECVNTPGLPLSKMAKGTPPNDDDLFPIAWRRSSLTA; the protein is encoded by the coding sequence ATGAATAAGCAACCGCTTCAGCCAGTCACTCAGGACCATATCGATACGTACGAGCGTGACGGGGTCGTGCTTCTGCAGGGGATGATTGACCAGGAGTGGGTCGAGCGTCTGACTTCTGCGTGGTTCAGAATGCGCACGGAAATCATCGAAGGTAAGCCCACCAATCACTTGCCCCAATGGATGCTCGAACAGGACCCTCTTTTGGCTGCAGAAGTCGAGGTCATGAATTCGAATGAAACGATGAGAAAGCGGATTGAGAGTAAGGTGCTCGGTGGTAAATATATGCACTTCTGGGATAGAGACTTCTTGGCCTATGCTATGGAGTCCCCAGCAGCAGAGATTGTTGGTCGCGTCATGAATTCGGACATGGTTCGTTTTTATTGGGATCAATTATTCGTCAAGGGCGCTAGCAATGATGCGATAACGTATTGGCATACAGACTACGCTGCGTGGCCCTGCAGTGGGCAAATGCTACCATCGTTTTGGTTGGCGCTTACTCCTATTGAGAAAGGCGTTAGCAGTCTAGAGTTCATAGCCGGTAGCCATAAAGATGAAACACTGCAGTGGCCGCGCACACTAAACGCGAGTCATTTGGAGCGCCCTGCTGATCGTCCAGATTTTATTGATTACGAAAGTTATCGTAACGATCCCGATGTAAAATTCCTATCTTTTGATATGAATCCTGGAGATGCCGTTCTCATTCATCCGCGTACTTATCATGGGGCTGGGGCAAATCCACACCCGACACGAGACCGTATTGCTCTGACAACACGCTGGCTTGGCGACGATATAACTTGGGACCCTCGACCCGAGTGCGTCAATACGCCCGGCCTACCCCTCAGTAAGATGGCCAAGGGAACGCCACCGAACGACGACGACTTGTTTCCCATTGCATGGCGTCGTTCGTCTTTGACCGCTTGA
- a CDS encoding IclR family transcriptional regulator C-terminal domain-containing protein, whose amino-acid sequence MAKKPLDPHPSWNPLESSEAAKANKNRVNSLLKGLRVIEVLNTYQCLNTNAVAKLIGATRGTTYRLLETLREGGYVGRDESSGIYWLEPTVLGLSEGMSQEKWVWKTAVPIMENLDNTETWPLSLVTPHGATMIVRATTDAQSPTSLHYMTIGARMPMLTTAGGLVYLAFCEEKDRDFLIELARKSMRDNQETSLPSGAMLKNQMAHIRKEGYAIHDGGHRITALAVPVFSKSRVFAVLALRYFSSAMSFKQGVDRYLPTLKEAARSIGLEFDALES is encoded by the coding sequence ATGGCGAAGAAGCCTCTCGACCCCCACCCAAGCTGGAACCCTCTTGAAAGCAGCGAGGCGGCGAAAGCCAATAAAAATAGGGTAAACTCGCTGCTCAAGGGCCTGCGGGTCATTGAAGTCCTCAACACTTACCAATGCCTGAACACCAATGCCGTCGCAAAGTTGATCGGTGCCACCAGAGGCACAACCTATCGACTGCTAGAAACTTTGCGTGAAGGAGGGTACGTCGGTCGAGACGAAAGCAGCGGAATCTATTGGCTGGAGCCAACCGTCTTAGGCCTGAGCGAAGGGATGTCACAGGAGAAGTGGGTTTGGAAAACCGCGGTGCCCATTATGGAAAATTTAGATAACACCGAAACGTGGCCACTATCACTTGTTACTCCACACGGTGCTACAATGATCGTCAGAGCCACAACAGATGCTCAAAGTCCAACCTCCCTCCACTACATGACAATCGGCGCCCGCATGCCAATGCTTACGACCGCTGGCGGACTTGTTTATCTGGCATTCTGCGAGGAAAAAGACCGTGATTTTCTGATAGAACTCGCTAGGAAATCTATGCGAGATAACCAGGAAACGTCCCTTCCTAGCGGTGCCATGCTTAAGAACCAAATGGCTCACATCCGCAAAGAAGGTTACGCTATTCATGACGGAGGACACCGGATTACTGCCCTGGCTGTTCCAGTGTTTTCGAAGTCCCGCGTCTTTGCAGTTTTAGCACTCCGGTACTTTTCATCAGCCATGTCCTTTAAGCAGGGGGTTGACCGATACTTACCGACTTTGAAAGAAGCCGCACGTTCAATAGGCCTGGAATTTGATGCCCTGGAGTCTTGA
- a CDS encoding alpha/beta hydrolase encodes MKTLALLLAALGFLVAVVIVAARLGFFFHSDEVLRERYANDGSQFITIDGVPLRYKDEGSGPPVILIHGAFGNLNMWNAWTEALKADYRVIRIDNPPEGLSGPDPSGQHGHDRSGELIAMLADELGLEEFALGGTSRGAVVAYRYAAKHPERVTHLLLVNTPVLPQDSPELSTRLRALFWVGGLLGGYQPELYFRVWLEEIIFFDPSRVTDELIAEYAAFNNREGKAERSRIVSAGAKRDVEEISRLIGSISAPTLIIASQTNSALALEDQRAMEDMFSSTVPTFHLIQDGGHFLPIEKGQETGAMAKDFLMSSQLGETTTGASSDNGFQ; translated from the coding sequence ATGAAAACTCTCGCCCTTTTGCTCGCCGCCTTAGGTTTTTTAGTCGCGGTTGTTATCGTGGCAGCCAGGCTCGGGTTTTTCTTCCATTCCGACGAGGTGCTTCGGGAACGGTATGCCAATGATGGTTCTCAATTCATCACTATTGATGGGGTTCCGCTTCGTTATAAAGATGAAGGGTCCGGGCCGCCGGTCATTCTAATCCACGGGGCCTTTGGCAACCTCAATATGTGGAATGCTTGGACAGAGGCCCTCAAAGCTGACTACCGGGTGATCCGTATAGACAACCCTCCCGAGGGTTTGTCAGGCCCAGACCCGTCTGGACAACACGGCCATGACCGAAGTGGTGAATTGATAGCTATGTTGGCCGATGAGCTTGGACTTGAAGAATTTGCCCTCGGCGGCACCTCTCGCGGCGCAGTCGTTGCCTATCGCTACGCCGCCAAACATCCTGAACGCGTGACCCACCTGCTGCTGGTCAATACGCCAGTGCTCCCGCAGGACTCGCCCGAACTATCGACCCGCTTAAGAGCCTTATTTTGGGTTGGTGGCCTGCTAGGCGGATATCAGCCCGAGCTCTATTTCAGAGTTTGGCTTGAGGAAATCATCTTTTTTGATCCTTCGCGAGTCACGGATGAACTGATTGCAGAATACGCGGCGTTCAACAATCGTGAGGGTAAGGCCGAACGTTCCCGAATTGTCAGTGCCGGTGCAAAGCGCGACGTAGAGGAAATCAGCAGACTTATAGGATCCATTTCCGCGCCGACACTCATTATTGCATCGCAAACAAACAGTGCCTTGGCTCTCGAAGACCAGCGGGCAATGGAAGATATGTTTTCGTCGACCGTTCCAACATTTCACTTGATACAAGATGGTGGTCACTTCCTTCCCATCGAAAAAGGACAAGAAACCGGCGCTATGGCAAAAGACTTTCTCATGTCTTCACAGCTTGGGGAAACGACAACAGGTGCAAGCAGCGACAATGGCTTTCAGTAA
- a CDS encoding glyoxylate/hydroxypyruvate reductase A, which yields MTVIALHLPDMIPQWWLDTLAEGLPECILKRWPKEIGDKSEVDYVITLKPEPNSLSDYPSLKAIFATSAGVDHFIEDNTLPASIPLCRLTNPELSARMSEYVLLHVLRFHRHLAEYQNLQSEKKWSPIQQKAASDSTVGIMGLGALGLDAAQKLRTVGFKVHSWSQSQKHEEGIKSYFGDDQLSGFLNTSDYLVCFLPLTDKTRGILNRKTLAELPDGAIVINVGRGACLVETDIITALDDGKLAGAVLDVFGTEPLPAEHPFWKHPKVTVTPHVSTVTHPRMLGPYIRENIARIEGGQIPLNVIDRLNGY from the coding sequence ATGACCGTAATCGCACTCCATTTGCCTGACATGATACCGCAGTGGTGGCTCGATACTTTGGCAGAGGGCTTGCCCGAGTGCATTCTCAAAAGATGGCCTAAAGAAATAGGCGACAAGTCTGAAGTCGACTATGTGATTACTCTCAAACCTGAGCCAAATTCGCTCAGTGATTATCCAAGCCTAAAAGCAATTTTCGCAACTTCTGCTGGGGTTGATCATTTTATCGAAGATAATACGTTGCCAGCGAGCATCCCGCTTTGCCGGCTTACCAATCCTGAATTATCGGCGCGGATGTCCGAGTATGTCCTGCTGCATGTTCTCAGGTTTCACCGTCACCTAGCTGAATACCAAAACTTACAGTCAGAGAAAAAGTGGTCTCCAATTCAGCAGAAGGCGGCGTCTGATTCTACGGTTGGTATTATGGGTCTGGGCGCGTTGGGTCTTGATGCTGCTCAAAAACTCAGAACGGTCGGGTTTAAAGTGCATAGCTGGAGCCAGTCGCAAAAACACGAAGAGGGTATCAAGAGTTATTTCGGGGATGATCAACTCTCCGGCTTTCTCAATACGTCCGACTATCTTGTGTGTTTTCTTCCCCTGACAGATAAAACACGCGGTATCCTTAATCGCAAAACCCTCGCCGAGTTACCCGATGGAGCCATTGTTATCAACGTAGGCCGCGGTGCTTGTCTGGTAGAAACTGACATTATAACTGCTTTGGATGATGGCAAGCTAGCGGGCGCAGTACTCGATGTTTTTGGAACCGAACCGCTTCCGGCTGAGCATCCTTTTTGGAAGCATCCCAAAGTTACAGTAACGCCTCATGTATCAACGGTTACGCATCCGCGGATGCTAGGGCCGTACATTCGCGAGAATATTGCCCGTATCGAAGGCGGTCAGATACCGCTCAACGTTATTGATCGCTTGAACGGATATTGA
- a CDS encoding FAD-dependent oxidoreductase, whose translation MTILAPKEAAFVGDVNVLIIGGGGCGLCAALAVRDAGGDALVLERDATALGSTAMSTGLIPAAGTRFQAEKGIADSPEKFVGDILKKTHGQTDTSMARHLAEESVPTLDWLVDHHAVPLSLVESFDFPGHSMRRMHGTPNRTGAELMGALHNAVSGSGADVITQAPATALFAEDDGTIKGVRVERADGTTEDIGCGALVLACSGFAGNSKLVEQHIPAIQDALFFGHPGNKGDALNWGLKLGAEVADVSSYQGHGSVAGDHGVSIMWAHITLGGIQVNASGRRFSNEALGYSEQAAHVTAQHGGFVWSIYDEEIHERLKEYEDYRDALATGCVLSADTVESLCRQTNLPESLRNTLETVEQLRVGIGSDEWGRDFSNCKPLKPPFKAVKVNGALFHTQGGLCVDNSGQVKRQDGSLFPNLFAGGGAARSISGPSADGYLSGNGLLTATTYGRLAGFAAADLVNGTQNEI comes from the coding sequence ATGACGATTTTGGCACCTAAGGAAGCCGCGTTTGTTGGGGACGTAAACGTCCTCATTATCGGGGGTGGTGGCTGTGGCTTATGCGCGGCGCTTGCAGTCCGCGATGCTGGAGGAGACGCTTTGGTGCTAGAACGTGATGCTACAGCTCTAGGCAGCACGGCAATGTCTACCGGGCTTATTCCAGCTGCTGGGACAAGATTCCAAGCTGAGAAGGGTATTGCCGATTCACCTGAGAAGTTTGTCGGGGATATTCTAAAGAAAACGCACGGCCAAACTGATACAAGCATGGCTAGGCACTTGGCAGAGGAATCAGTTCCGACATTGGATTGGCTAGTGGATCACCACGCTGTCCCTCTGTCGCTCGTGGAGTCCTTTGATTTTCCTGGTCATTCGATGCGCAGAATGCATGGAACGCCCAATAGAACCGGCGCTGAACTGATGGGCGCGCTTCACAATGCAGTATCAGGTAGCGGCGCTGATGTGATCACCCAGGCACCAGCAACAGCGTTGTTTGCCGAAGATGACGGAACCATAAAAGGGGTTCGTGTGGAACGTGCCGATGGAACCACTGAAGATATCGGTTGTGGCGCCTTAGTGCTGGCCTGTAGTGGTTTTGCCGGAAACTCGAAATTGGTGGAGCAACACATCCCTGCAATTCAAGATGCCCTGTTCTTTGGGCATCCGGGAAATAAAGGTGATGCGCTTAATTGGGGGCTCAAGCTCGGTGCCGAAGTGGCAGACGTGAGTTCTTATCAGGGTCATGGCTCTGTTGCTGGAGATCATGGCGTATCGATTATGTGGGCTCATATTACGCTTGGCGGCATTCAAGTGAATGCCAGCGGCAGACGTTTTTCCAATGAAGCCCTAGGATATTCTGAACAAGCAGCTCATGTTACTGCCCAGCACGGTGGGTTCGTCTGGAGCATTTACGACGAAGAGATTCACGAGCGGCTCAAGGAGTACGAAGACTATCGTGACGCGCTGGCCACGGGATGCGTGCTTTCAGCGGATACCGTTGAAAGCCTGTGCCGCCAAACGAACCTGCCAGAGTCTTTGAGAAATACTTTAGAAACGGTTGAACAGCTGCGTGTCGGAATAGGCTCCGATGAATGGGGTCGTGATTTTTCAAATTGCAAGCCTTTAAAACCACCGTTTAAAGCGGTGAAAGTGAATGGCGCACTATTTCACACCCAAGGCGGGCTCTGTGTTGACAATAGTGGGCAGGTAAAGAGGCAAGACGGCAGTCTATTCCCTAACCTTTTTGCTGGCGGAGGGGCTGCGCGGAGTATCTCCGGGCCTTCGGCGGACGGTTACCTGTCGGGCAACGGTCTTTTGACGGCAACAACTTATGGCCGTTTGGCAGGTTTTGCTGCAGCGGATCTTGTGAATGGGACTCAAAATGAGATTTGA
- a CDS encoding TauD/TfdA family dioxygenase, translated as MTLTVRRLGKSFAAEVRGLDLRQSIDKETFSELYDLFLSYGVLVLPGQAVSVDQHLAFASHFGEIWTLPVDDPSKLRVKNAAIDDVSNLDTKGEIAGTNSEKYMFALGNQLWHSDLSFRDVPAQASLLHAEEIALVGGETEFADLIAAYDALSEDMRTKIDGLIAKHSLLHSRQRMGYNKITDEQRAKFPPAFQPLARVHPDTGKKNLYIGAHAFAVEGLPDEEGQALLDQLLKFATEDRFVYRHRWAVYDLVIWDNRRALHRGRPYDADRERRVMHRVTIQGKGKTVQNGQIIAGM; from the coding sequence ATGACACTAACGGTGCGTCGACTTGGAAAATCCTTCGCGGCTGAGGTTCGCGGCCTGGATTTGCGCCAGTCTATTGATAAAGAAACTTTTTCGGAACTATACGACCTGTTTCTTTCATATGGTGTTTTGGTTTTACCTGGTCAAGCAGTCTCTGTTGATCAACACCTCGCCTTCGCAAGCCATTTCGGCGAAATATGGACTCTACCAGTCGATGATCCTTCAAAACTGAGAGTAAAGAATGCGGCTATCGACGACGTGTCTAATTTAGACACCAAAGGTGAGATTGCCGGCACAAATTCAGAAAAATATATGTTTGCCCTAGGCAATCAGCTTTGGCACTCGGATCTTTCGTTCAGAGATGTGCCCGCGCAGGCATCTTTGCTTCACGCCGAGGAGATCGCGTTAGTTGGAGGAGAAACTGAATTTGCTGATTTGATAGCGGCATACGATGCGCTGTCCGAAGATATGCGGACTAAAATTGATGGCCTCATCGCCAAACATAGTCTTCTGCACTCACGCCAGCGTATGGGCTACAATAAAATAACAGACGAACAGCGAGCAAAATTTCCCCCAGCGTTTCAGCCACTGGCACGTGTCCATCCTGATACGGGTAAGAAAAATCTTTATATCGGTGCTCATGCCTTCGCAGTCGAGGGACTGCCTGATGAGGAAGGTCAGGCGTTACTTGACCAATTGTTGAAATTCGCGACTGAAGATCGGTTTGTATATCGCCATCGCTGGGCCGTTTATGATCTTGTGATCTGGGATAACCGGCGGGCATTACATCGTGGGCGGCCATACGATGCGGACCGTGAGCGCCGCGTGATGCATCGTGTAACTATTCAAGGTAAAGGCAAGACGGTTCAGAATGGTCAAATTATTGCCGGGATGTGA
- a CDS encoding ABC transporter substrate-binding protein → MANYLRRLAVRYAAVVHCVLALCIASAGASAETLRVARAAGPAGLGNPFTSVAQPSSGVWSLVFDSLTMFDESRTLQPGLAVSWRATSETTWEFDIRPEVQFHNGRTLDATAAAEAIGLLLKEEARTYYVYPNVQTLSAVRALNDLTIEIETDGPDPILPQRLSQLMIVEPRVWSDLGPVGFSQSPVGTGPYQLKGWGRGNTKIELVTFEQSWRRAEDITQIEMVIMPDTVSRSQALLSGVVDVAETASRSFAAEARSDIKSFLYPTFQVSMLTYRLVGNEESPLMDPRVREALTYTVNRQAITDVIYEGDVHPANQPVTPEIIGFNEELPAIPYDLERARSLLAEAGYPGGFALEAEFVNGSTDEALQMLQLIAQDMASIGVKLSLNPTTIQNFFYQWQSGDWGDTDLFLALSDGSVFFDAVRPLRILSCEKPNPFVCNEKLTQRLGEIEGDMDLHRRTENLKALVADVVADYPAIWLTTTSTRVLATDRVDEMPIRPQGIAIERIKLH, encoded by the coding sequence ATGGCAAACTACTTACGACGCTTAGCGGTTCGGTATGCCGCAGTTGTTCATTGCGTTTTAGCACTCTGCATTGCGAGCGCTGGAGCCTCTGCGGAGACACTGCGGGTTGCCAGAGCGGCCGGTCCAGCAGGTTTAGGTAATCCCTTCACCAGCGTTGCACAACCGTCCTCCGGTGTGTGGAGTCTGGTGTTTGACTCTCTGACGATGTTTGATGAGTCTCGCACTTTACAGCCGGGTCTTGCAGTGTCATGGCGAGCTACATCGGAAACGACTTGGGAATTCGACATAAGGCCCGAGGTCCAATTCCATAACGGTCGCACATTAGATGCAACGGCGGCGGCAGAAGCCATCGGACTGTTACTAAAGGAAGAAGCGCGCACATATTATGTTTACCCTAATGTTCAGACGTTATCCGCTGTACGTGCACTTAATGACCTGACAATTGAGATTGAAACGGATGGGCCTGATCCCATTTTACCTCAGCGCCTTTCGCAGTTGATGATTGTGGAGCCTAGGGTTTGGAGTGATTTGGGTCCGGTTGGTTTCTCGCAATCACCCGTCGGAACAGGTCCATATCAGCTAAAAGGCTGGGGGCGTGGCAACACCAAAATCGAGCTTGTTACATTTGAACAGTCTTGGCGGCGCGCGGAGGACATAACGCAGATCGAAATGGTCATTATGCCTGACACTGTTTCGAGATCTCAGGCGCTTCTATCCGGTGTTGTCGATGTCGCAGAGACTGCGAGCCGATCATTCGCAGCAGAAGCGCGCTCGGACATAAAATCATTTTTATATCCGACATTTCAGGTTTCCATGCTGACCTATCGCCTTGTCGGCAATGAGGAGAGCCCACTCATGGACCCCCGGGTTCGTGAGGCACTAACCTACACGGTTAATCGGCAAGCCATAACCGATGTTATTTATGAAGGGGATGTTCACCCAGCTAATCAACCCGTTACGCCAGAAATCATAGGTTTTAACGAAGAATTACCGGCGATTCCCTATGATCTTGAACGGGCGAGGTCTCTTTTAGCGGAGGCCGGGTATCCCGGCGGATTTGCTCTCGAAGCTGAATTTGTAAATGGCTCGACGGACGAAGCATTGCAAATGCTGCAGTTGATAGCTCAGGACATGGCCAGTATAGGCGTTAAACTCAGCCTAAACCCAACAACAATTCAGAATTTCTTTTACCAGTGGCAGAGTGGAGACTGGGGGGATACCGATCTATTCTTGGCGTTGTCGGACGGCAGTGTTTTCTTTGATGCCGTTCGGCCTCTTCGCATACTCTCGTGCGAGAAGCCTAATCCTTTTGTCTGCAATGAAAAGCTAACTCAAAGGCTTGGCGAAATAGAAGGGGACATGGATCTCCACAGGCGAACCGAAAACCTCAAAGCACTGGTTGCTGACGTCGTCGCTGATTACCCTGCTATTTGGTTGACGACGACTTCAACTCGTGTGCTTGCCACGGATCGTGTGGATGAGATGCCGATTCGACCCCAAGGAATCGCGATCGAAAGAATCAAACTGCACTAA